One window of Fusobacterium polymorphum genomic DNA carries:
- a CDS encoding PD-(D/E)XK nuclease family protein produces the protein MNKLIFNYLPYNNQNQNELYSKMDKIINENNSNDTLVVVESGMAQKHYFSYVNKSKLLVKNNIIAFEDFLDRIFLSNKKVLGDIKRFFLFYSCLKADIKKKLNINNYFECIEIADDFFEFFSYIKNKDMLKFLNLSKWQKEKFEIFFEIKEEMDKFLDENSYIPSDWLYSLENLDLTYIKKYKKIIFYDIVDFPHNFLEIINSIQSVCEVEIILQMENKDFDMENLKLNKVSFPDKKIDVKLSKYTNDLELHTMIRTNKYDGYFSIDLNKEDRYSIFTKSNKFYLNDTKFYQVIETYLNLLNGIDYKNKKYIDIFLVKEYIFKNAFMMFYGLDIEDYRCFEKIISSDYRYISLELLNEGYYSYYLEDNENLKIKLKLIFETLNDIEKIKDINSLNDFLYDKFFSSKTDIDFFIEDKFDTLYDKIYEILGLLNSNENIDFFKNFNNFFKSNLGKNIFTLFFNYLNRIIIYSIQKNKNKDNELKDLDLIKYSIKNIENPAIIYTDSQTLPKIKINNNLFTEQQKIKLGLKTNEDEILIQKYRFFQNLLSLNKVDIYSMVDKDNNIDFSAFVYEFINKYSALENNTDNLKQYFKSIYSKEKTENFSKDEVFFRAYLKEKTDFKDNILKIGAYDYIELKNNETFFFLDKICGIESSDEIVADIGISAKVLGNILHKTLEEIFRENWKNILQSSENLLISADIIEKYLKRNIWKEELKIEIFMKNYINEVLTPRLVSNIEKFFKVLYEELKGEKILRIEAEKKSKTQDKAYLKYDEIEVFLNGRADLLIETSKARYIVDFKTGGYKKEQLEFYAIMFYGSDNSLPVYSTAYNFWDEQESKNFKFEKHLIDKLPEKDSQFKELLIEFFKNKYYVLPKKSALKESEYDFNEYYRYKNIIPLDKMTGDIDE, from the coding sequence ATGAATAAATTAATTTTTAATTATTTACCTTATAATAATCAAAATCAAAATGAATTATATTCAAAAATGGATAAAATCATAAATGAAAATAATTCAAATGATACTCTTGTTGTTGTTGAAAGTGGAATGGCACAAAAACATTATTTTTCTTATGTGAATAAATCAAAATTATTAGTGAAAAATAATATTATTGCTTTTGAAGATTTCTTAGATAGGATTTTTCTTTCAAACAAAAAAGTTTTAGGGGATATTAAAAGATTTTTTCTTTTCTATTCTTGTTTAAAAGCTGATATTAAAAAGAAATTAAACATAAATAATTATTTTGAATGTATAGAAATTGCAGATGACTTTTTTGAATTTTTTTCTTATATAAAAAATAAAGATATGTTAAAATTCTTAAATTTATCTAAATGGCAGAAAGAAAAGTTTGAAATATTTTTTGAAATAAAAGAAGAAATGGATAAATTTCTAGATGAAAATTCATATATTCCAAGTGATTGGCTATATTCTTTGGAAAATTTAGATTTAACTTATATAAAAAAATATAAAAAAATAATTTTCTATGATATAGTTGATTTTCCACATAATTTTTTAGAGATAATAAATAGTATTCAATCTGTTTGTGAAGTAGAAATTATTTTACAAATGGAAAATAAAGACTTTGATATGGAAAATTTAAAATTGAATAAAGTTAGTTTTCCTGATAAAAAAATAGATGTGAAACTCTCAAAATATACAAATGATTTAGAACTACATACAATGATTAGAACTAATAAATATGATGGCTATTTTTCTATTGATTTAAATAAGGAAGATAGATATTCAATATTTACAAAATCTAATAAATTCTATTTGAATGATACAAAATTTTATCAAGTTATAGAAACTTACTTAAACCTTTTAAATGGAATAGACTATAAAAATAAGAAATATATAGATATTTTTCTTGTGAAAGAGTATATTTTTAAAAATGCTTTTATGATGTTTTATGGTTTAGACATAGAAGATTATAGATGTTTTGAAAAAATAATTTCTAGCGATTATAGGTATATTTCATTGGAACTTTTAAATGAAGGTTACTACTCATATTACTTAGAAGATAATGAAAATTTAAAAATTAAATTAAAATTAATATTTGAAACTTTAAATGATATAGAAAAAATAAAAGATATAAATAGTTTAAATGATTTTTTATATGATAAATTTTTTAGCTCAAAAACTGATATAGATTTTTTTATAGAAGACAAATTTGATACTTTATATGACAAAATTTATGAAATTTTAGGACTTTTAAATTCAAATGAAAATATAGACTTTTTTAAAAATTTTAATAACTTTTTTAAATCTAATTTAGGAAAAAATATTTTTACTCTATTTTTTAACTACCTTAATAGAATTATTATTTATTCTATACAAAAAAATAAAAATAAAGATAATGAACTTAAAGATTTGGACTTAATAAAATATTCTATTAAAAATATAGAAAATCCCGCTATTATTTATACGGATAGCCAAACTCTGCCTAAAATAAAAATTAATAATAATTTATTTACTGAGCAACAAAAAATAAAATTAGGTTTAAAAACTAATGAAGATGAGATTTTAATTCAAAAATATAGATTTTTTCAAAATTTATTATCTTTAAATAAGGTAGATATTTATTCTATGGTAGATAAAGACAATAATATAGATTTTTCTGCTTTTGTCTATGAATTTATAAATAAATATTCAGCTTTAGAAAATAATACAGATAATTTAAAACAATACTTTAAGTCTATATATTCAAAAGAAAAAACAGAGAACTTCTCTAAAGATGAAGTTTTTTTTAGGGCTTACTTAAAAGAAAAAACTGATTTTAAAGATAATATATTAAAAATAGGTGCTTATGACTATATAGAGCTTAAAAATAATGAAACTTTCTTCTTTCTAGATAAAATTTGTGGAATTGAAAGTTCTGATGAAATAGTGGCAGATATTGGAATATCTGCAAAGGTTTTAGGGAATATTTTACATAAAACTTTGGAAGAAATTTTTAGAGAAAATTGGAAAAATATCCTGCAATCTTCTGAAAATTTATTAATTTCAGCTGATATTATTGAAAAATATTTAAAAAGAAATATTTGGAAAGAAGAATTAAAAATTGAAATATTTATGAAAAACTATATTAATGAAGTATTAACTCCAAGGCTTGTATCTAATATAGAAAAGTTTTTTAAAGTTCTATATGAAGAATTAAAAGGGGAGAAAATTTTAAGAATTGAGGCAGAAAAGAAATCTAAAACTCAGGATAAGGCTTATTTAAAATATGACGAAATAGAAGTATTTTTAAATGGTAGAGCTGATTTATTGATAGAAACTTCAAAGGCAAGATATATTGTAGACTTTAAAACAGGTGGATATAAGAAAGAGCAATTAGAATTTTATGCAATAATGTTCTATGGTTCAGACAATTCTTTACCTGTTTATAGCACTGCCTATAATTTTTGGGATGAGCAAGAGTCAAAAAACTTTAAGTTTGAAAAACATTTAATAGATAAGTTGCCAGAAAAAGATAGTCAATTTAAAGAATTACTTATAGAATTTTTTAAGAATAAATATTATGTTTTACCTAAAAAATCTGCACTAAAAGAAAGTGAATATGATTTTAATGAATATTACAGATATAAAAATATAATCCCATTGGATAAAATGACAGGTGATATTGATGAATAA